The segment CGGCTGCGGTCGGACCCGTCGCTGATCCCGATCGCCGTCGACGAACTGCTGCGGTGGTGGACGCCGGTGATGACCTTTCGCCGCACGGCGACCTGCGACATACAACTCGGGGAAACGGCCGTGCGTGCCGGTGACAAGGTCGTCGTGTCGTATGTCGGCGCGAATCGTGACCCGGCCGTCTTCGACCGGCCAGAGGAACTGCGAATCGACCGAAAACCGAACAACCACAGGGTGTTCGGGCACGGCCCGCACGTGTGTGTCGGTGCGCACCTGGCGCGGGTTCAGATGACGCACCTGTTCCGTGAGCTGCTGACCCGGACCACCGACATACAACCCGCCGGTGAGCCTGCTCTGCTGCGGTCGAACTTCCAGCGCGGGGTGAAGCGGCTGCCGATCAGTTGGGCGTGACTACTCAGCCCTGTGATCGCGCGGCTGAGCGCCGCGTCGCCGGCACGCTCAGATCGATGATCACGTCTGCCATTTCGGCGAGCTGATTGTCGTTGGTCGTGATCAGCACGGCGGCACCGTCGTCGGCGGCGTGACGGAGTTGGTCGAGGACGATTTCGCGGTTCTTGGGATCGAGAGCCGATGTGGGCTCATCGGCGAGGATGACGGCGGGGTGGTCGGCCGTGGCGCGAGCGATCGCGACGCGTTGACGCTGTCCGCCGGAGATCTCGTCGATGAGGTGGTTGGCGACAGCGGTGACACCGAAGGTCTCCAGCGCTTCGCCGGTGAGGCGGCGCGCGTCGGCGAAGGCGACACCGCGAGCGATCAGTGGCAACAGGACGTTTTCGGCGACCGTCAGAGATTCACAAAGATCATAGGTTTGAGTGATCACGCCGCAATGGTCGGTGTCGATGCGCACCGTGCCGGCGACCGCGTCGAGTTGGCCGCGACACAGATCGATGAGCGCCGACTTCCCGCTCCCCGCGTGCCCCATCACGATGAGGATCTGCGTGCTGGAGACGCGCAGGTCGAGGTCGGTGAAGATCGGTTGCCCGAGCGTGTCATGCACGGTGACGGCAGTGAGATCGATCATGCTGGCCCCTCGGGTGCGCTTCGCCGGACGATGAAGGTGTGTGGGTCCGGGCCGGCAGTCAACGACACCACGGTGCCTGGCGGGAAGTCCGCGAGGATGTCGTCGGTCAGCGGGACGCTGCCGTCTTCGCGGACGAAGACCTGGGTGTTGCCGCCCTGGGCCTCCATCCGGATGCGCCCGTCGCGGATCGTGACGACCCTTGCCTTGAGCGCGGTGGCCACATCCAGATCATGTGTGACCGCGATGATGGTGGTGCCCAGCTGCTGGTTGGCCCGTGACAGCGCTGCCGTGATTGCGCGGACATCGTCCCTGTTGAGATTGCTGGTCGGCTCGTCGGCGAGCAATACGGATGGACTGGTGGCAATGGTGGCGGCGATCGCCGCCAGTTGCCTGGTTGCCGCGGACACGGCGTGGACAGCTTGATCCCTCAGCTCGGCCGAGATGCCGACGACATCCAGCGCTGCCTCGGCGTCGATCCGGCCGGCCACCCGCTTGGGCCAGCCGAGTTCGATGTTTTGCCGGACCGTCAGATAAGGCAACAGGTTCTTGCGGACGTCCTGCAGCAGGACTGCGAGCCCGGTGCCACGAGCCAGGTCGAGTTCTGTTCCGGTGGCATTGCTCAGGTCGTGGCCGGCGACGCGGACGCGGCCGGCGGTCGGCGGAGTGAGACCAGCGAGCACGCTGAGCAACGTCGATTTGCCGGCACCGGACGGACCGACGAGGACCACGATCTCGCCCTCCCGCACGGCCAGGTTGACGCCGGACAGCGCGGCGACGGAGCGCCCGTCGACGGTGTAGATCTGCACGAGACCTTCGACGCCGACGATCGGGGCCACCGGTTCGGTGATCGGGGCGCTCATTCGGAGACCTTCGCATGAGAGTCGTCGACGCTGCTGGTGAGTCGCCATCCGAAACCGGCCGCAACCACGACGAGCGCGAGCACCAGCAAGACCGCTGCTGCTGAGCCAGGTAGCCAGGAGAAGCCCGTGCGGGTCAACGGCTGAGCAGGCGGGCTCGACCACCACAGCATCGTGGGGCCCGTCAACCAGGCCGCCACGGGAGCAGTGATCGCGCCGATCACGCTGCCCACCAGTGCCAGCAAGGCGAACTCACCGATCGTGGCTCGCCGCAACATCCGGCGGTGCACCCCTCCGGTGGCCAGCGCGCGCAGGTCCCTGCGTCGATCGCCGGCCGATGCGACAGCGATGAGCGCCACACTGGCCAAAGCCGCCAGAACCGACAGCGCCGACACCACGAGGTTCAGTTTGGAGGCCCACGCCGTGGCAGTCGCGTCATACCCGGCGCGGATCTGCCGGGTGGTCATGATGCTGACCTGATCGAAGCCCTCGTTGTTCAACGCTGCGGTGAGCCGGTGCAGGGCAGCGGGATCGTCCGTGGACGAGAACACCTGGAAGGCGAGGTTGTCTGTTCGATCTCCTTGCGCCAGAAGGTATTTCAGATTGACCACGATCGTCTGGGCGCCGGCTCCCGGCACGTACGGCAGCACGGACACCACCTTGAACGGGCCCGACTGATCGTTCATCGTCGGCCCGTCGATCACTTGGCCGACCGACGACGGGGTGGTCCAGGCGGACGCGATCGCGGCCGGTTCATCGGCGGACCCTCCGGCCAGGGCAGCCCACGGCACCTGCTGTGCCAGGCCCGTTCGCGCGCCGATGCGTTGCATGTCCGACGGCACGACACCGAGCACGCTGATGCCGATCGAGGAGTCGGCGGTGATCTCCACCGCCGGGCTGAACTCGCGGTGATGGGGATCGACGGAATCAACCGCCGCAACCAGGCCCGGGCCGGTCGGCGAACCGGAGTCTGCTGCAGCATCGATCACCACCGAAGCACCCAGGTCGGCGGCAGTGCGAGTCGCGCGATTCTGCTCACCGCGCGAGTAGACACTGATGCTCAGCACCATCAGCGCAGCCGTGACGATCAATGTGGTCAATGCCAACGCTGCACCGGCTCGGCGTCCCAGTTGCGCCGCCGCCAGCGCACCGGTCGCCGCCCGAGCCGCCAGAAGACCACGAACAGCCCACGCCGCCACCGGCGCCAGCCCGACCGCCACGACGAGCGCCACGAGTCCCGCCAACAGCACTGGCGTGACCTGCACCAGCGCACCCGTCACACTGTGCGTCGCGGTCAGCACGACCCCGATCACGCAGACCGCCGCGAGCACGGCCAGCGGAGCTGACACCGCGATGCCACGCCGCCGCGGTGGCCTGGCTCGAAGCAACAGGGTGATGCTCGAACGCCCCATGGCCCACCAGCACGCGAGCCAGACGCCCAAGGCCACCAACGCTGCACCGCATCCGGCGATCAGCGCCCACCAATCCCATGCCGGCCCGATGCGCGCAGGAAGCCACCAGACACGGGTCAACTGGTCGACGCCGTATGCCAGCGCCATACCTGTCAATGCACCCAGAACGTATGCCGGAGCGAACTCCGCCGCGCCCAGCCGAAGCACCCCGACGGTGCCATTGCCGCGCATCTTCAAGACAGCAGCTTCGCCGCGGCGGGCATCGGCCAGGAAGCGAACAATCTGGAGCAGCAGGATCAGCAGCACCGTTCCCAGTTGCACGAACAACACCGGAAGGATCTGTCGCACCTGCGTGACGTCCTCATGGGTCTGCGACTGCACCTGGGACAGCGACTCGTAGACCGACACGTTGTGCGACGCAGTCGCCTGCAATCCGGCCGTCGCGGCAGCGAGAGTCTGCGGTGTCAACGCGGTGTATTTCAACGGAAATGTCGCCGACGTCGCCACATTCGCCCACTGGTGCGCTCCGGACGTGGTCAATTGACCGGCGAACGTGGCGCTGTCCGTAAGAAGGGTCGCTGACGCCTCCGTGCCACCCTTCGGGCTCTGCATGTAGCGACCCGGATCGTTACCACCCCAGAAAGCATCGGCCGACGCCGAATACACGCCGACGACCGTCACCGGCAGCGGGGCGTCAAAGGGGCCTGCCCCATATGTCGAGGCAAGAGACACACCGAGATCGACGGTGGACCCCAACCGCAGGTGCTGTAGCGACGCCTGCTGCCACGTGGCCGTCGACATCATCACCTGGTTCGGCCCGTTCGGGCAGCGCCCCTGCACGATCCGCACCTGCCCGCACCCACCCTGGGTGTATTGCACCGACACGTAGACCGACATCGCCGGCCAGTTGGCCAAGACCGTCGACGACTGGGTCGGCGGCCCCGTCACCGCCCGCACCCTCGGATCGAGCCACGAACTCACCGTGGTCGCCGGCTCCAGGCCACCACCTGACGTCGTGAGTTGCACCTCGCTGCCCACAGTTCCTTCAGAACGTGCGTGGAACTGAATCAACGCGTATTCGAACGACCTGCTCAGCAGCGGGACCGCAGCGGCCGAGGCCACCATCAAGCACACAGTCAACCCCAGCAGAACCCCCTGCAACCATCGCGACCGACGGGCAATCCCCGATAACAGCACCAATCTCCCCCACATCCGGATGGCAGCCACGCGGCCGATGAAGCAGCCCGTGCGTCGCGAGTGCAGGCGCCCGGCGCCGGCTTCGTCAGCGGGGCACCGTCGAACGACGTGTATGTCGCAACCGTCCGCATGCTAGCCCCGCGTAACGCTGAAGGGCTGTGAATTGAGGCGCTGGTTCACCCCGCTCATGGTCTTGCGTCGCAGGAAATCACTGCAGGTCAGCTGTGCGGGTGCAGCCGTCACCCCGCACCAGGCGGCTCACGACGCATCGTCACCCATTGGACGTCGGTGAACGAGTCGAGATTGGCCTGCGCACCGCCATGCCTCGACCCCGTGCCAGAGTCACCGACACCACCGAACGGGATGGTGGCTTCGTCATTCACGGTCTGGTCGTTGATGTGAACGATCCCGGACGGAATTCGATCAGCGAGTTCCAGCCCCTTCAGCACATCGGCGGTCAGGATGCCCAGCGACAACCCGTACGTCGTGCTCGATGCCAGAGCGGCCGCTTCGTCGAGGGTGCGGAAGGTCGTGACAGGAGCGACGGGTCCGAAAATCTCCTCGCGGAACACCGGATGATCCGCGGTGACGTCCGTCAGCACGGTCGGTCGGTAGAACAAGTCGTCGTAGCGACCACCGGCTACGACGGAGGCGCCCTGATCCGCAGACGAGGTGACAAGGTCGTGGATGCGGTCGCGTTGCCGCTCGTCGATGATCGGCCCGAGGTCGACCTCCCCGGCGACCGGATTTCCCACCGTCATCGAGTCGGCACGCTCCGCCAACAATCGGGTGTAGTCGGCGGCGATCGACTCGTGGACCAAGTGGCGGCTGGTCGCCATACAGATCTGACCCTGATGGAAGAACGAGCCCTGCGCACCGGCCGCCGCCGCACGTTCAAGGTTCGCGTCGTCGAGCACGACCAGCGCACTGTTGCCGCCGAGCTCGAGGTGCACACGCTTGAGGGAATCCGCCGCCAGGGCGGCGACCCGACGACCCGCAGCAGTGGAACCGGTGAAAGCGATGACTGGAACCCGCGGATCGGTGACGATCGCCTCGCCGACATCGACTCCACCGGGCAGCACTGACAACAGCCCGGGCGGCAGTCCGGCTTCCTCGAACACCCGCGCCAACGCGATTCCGCCGCTGACCGCTGTCCGGGTGTCGGGCTTGAGCACCACCGCGTTGCCCAGAGCAAGGGCGGGCGCAACGGCTCGGATCGACAGGATCAACGGAGCGTTGAACGGCGCAATGACTCCCACGACCCCGACGGGTCGGCGCCTGGCCATGCTCAACCGCGGCTGGTTCGAGCGCAGCAGCTCACCGTAGGGAGCCGATGCGAGGGCCGCGGCTTCGTAACACTCTTGCGCTGCTGTGCCCAGCTCGAAGAACGCCTTGCCGGTCACTGATCCGGTCTCTGATTTGAGCCAGTGGGCCAACTCGTCCTGATGCTGCTCCCACAGCCGTCCGGCTGCGCGAAGGACTGCCGCGCGCTCGTCATACGGTCTGGCGGCCCACTCCGGCTGCCGATCGGCAGCAACCTCCGTGGCCGCCGAGACATCGGAAGGGCTTGCTATGCCTATGGTTTCGAGCACGTCTCCGGTCGCGGGGGCCACGACGGGTGAGGTTCCTCCGGAGCCGGTCCTCCACTCGCCGGTGAAGATGTTGCCCGGCCACGCTGCCGAATCAAGAATCATCTGAACTCCCTATGAGCTGGAAGCCGTGACAACGGAAGCACGGCATCGACGGCACCTCGGCACTGACGATGCCACGACCAGCATGACTGACGACCTGACTGACGACCTGACTGACAGAACGAAAATGGCGCGGACTCTCATTGCTGAGAATCCGCGCCATCACGTGGAGCCGCCTGTCGGAATCGAACCGACGACCTATTCATTACGAGTGAATCGCTCTAGCCGACTGAGCTAAGGCGGCCTGGCCTGTGTCGCAACCGGTGCACCGTTGGGCCGCGATGAGTATACGCAGCGACCTGCGGCCGCGCCGAATCGAGGGCGCAACGGGCCCACGAGACGTGTGGCGACGCGACGCCCGCTGCGGCATACAGCTCAGCAGGTCTTTCCTGCAGGGGGCACAACTCCGTTCAGGATGTAGTCGTCGACCACACCGTCCACGCAGCTCGAACCCTCCATGTATGCCGTGTGCCCGTCGCCGTCGTAGGTGAGCAGGTGACCATTCTGCAGTTCCTTCGACAGCTGCACCGACCACTGGTATGGCGTTGCCGGGTCGCGCGTCGTGCCCACGACCAGGATCGGCCCCGAGCCTGCCGCCGTGATCTTCTCCGGATGACCGGTGGCCTTGATCGGCCATTCGCCGCAGGACAGCGACCCCCACGCGAGCATCGGGCCCCACGTCGGCGCGGTCTTGGCGAACTGCTGGGCATCCTGCACGTAGGTCTGCACGTTCGAACTCGCGCTGCGGTCAAGGCAATTCACCGCATTGATGACCTGCATGATGTTGTCGCTGTAGGTGCCATTGGAGTTGCGGCTGGCGTAGTCGTCGGCCAGCGCCATCATCGCGTTGCCGCTGCCGGCGAACGCCTGCTGGAAGGCCTGGGTGAGCACGGGCCACGACTGCTTGGAGTACATCGCGTCGGCGACGCCGATCGATGCCCACCCCTCGGTCAGCTTCGTGACGTCCCCCTGGCCGGTCACCGGCAGCGGGTTGGTGTCGGAGTCCTTCAGGAACTGCCGGATGCGAGCCATCCCGGCGTCCAGGCTGCTGCCGAGCGGGCAATTGCCCTGAGCGACGCAGTTGCGCACGTACGACTGGGTCGCCTGCTCGAATCCCTGCGCCTGCCCGAGGTTCTCCTGCGTCGTGGTGATGTCCGGCGGCACGACGCCGTCGAGCACGAACCGTCCGACACGCTGCGGGAACATCCCGGCGTACGTCGAGCCGATGAAGGTGCCATAGGACTTGCCGAGGTAGTTCAGTTTCGTCTCGCCCAGCGCCGCGCGCAGGATGTCCATGTCCTTGGCGACGTCGACCGTCGACACGTGCGCGAGCAACGGACCGGCGTTCTTCTCACACGCCAGCCCGAAGTTGCGATTCGTCGTCACCGCCGCCTGCTCTTCGGCGGGAGTGTCCGGCGTCGGGTCGGCGCCGATGTAGGCGTCCAGCGCCGAATCGTCCAGGCAGGTGATGGGGGCCGACCGGCCGACGCCGCGCGGGTCGAAGCCGACGATGTCGTATGACGACAGCACCGCCGAGCTGACGATCTGCGTCGCCGCAGCTGCATAGTCGTAACCCGACCCTCCGGGCCCGCCGGGGTTGACCACCAGCGAGCCGACCCGCTTGCCCGTCGCAGGGACGCGGTCGATCGCCAACTGGATCGTCGCCCCGCTCGGGTCGCTGTAGTCGACCGGCACGGTGAGCTTGGCACACTGCACGTCGCCGCAGTTCTTCCAGTCGATGTGCTGGTCGTAGAACTTCGCGAGCGCAGCCGGAGTCCCCGCGACGGCCGAGGCGGACGCCGACGGCGCGACCGATGTCGCCGACGAGGATGAACTGCTGCTGCACCCCGAAACCGCAATCCCGAGCGCCACCGCTGCCGCCAGCACACCTGCTGTCCGTGTCTTCACGCACGGCAGGTTATGCCATCAAACTTCGGGGACTCGGCTGCTCAGAGCACCTGCTGCGCCGCCGGTCGCAACCCGATCGCCATCGCCTCAAGCGCCAGCAGCGGCGGCACGTTGGCGGCGATGCGCTCTCGGGCGGTGCCGACGGTGTCCATCGCCGACAACAACTCCTCGCTGGTGCGCACTGCTGCGAACCGGGCGATGTCGTCACGCAGGTCCATGTTGACCAGATCGACGGTCTCCCCCGAACGTATGACGAGCGCGTCGCGATAGAACGACATCAGATCGATCAGCGATCGGTCGATAACGTCGCGACCGAATCGTGTCGCGCGCGTCTTTTGCTCCTTCTCCAGCGCGGAGATTGCCGATCGCACGTGCGGCGGCTGGGTGCGCGATGCCGGATCAGCGCCCAATTGCGCCATCAGCCGGTCCTTTTCGGCGGCATCGCGTTGCGCGCTGCTGGCGGACGACTCGTCGGCGGCGAGCGAGGCGAGGTCGGCTGCGGCCGTCATCGCGTCGCCGAGGCTGCGGATGCTCATGCCGAGCAGCACCGTGGACCGGCGTCGGTCGCGCGCGCCCTGGTCGGTGGCCAGCCGTCGCGCCAGACCGACGTGCGACTGTGCCGCACGGGCGGCGTGGGTCGCCACAGCTGCGTCGATGCCGTCGCGGCGGACGAGGAGTTCGGCGACAGCTTCCGGCGACGGGGTGCGAAGCCGCACGTGCCTCGACCGGGAGCGGATCGTGATGATGACGTCTTCGACCGACGGCGCGCACAACAACCACACGGTGCGCGGGACTGGCTCCTCGAGGGCCTTCAGCAATGCATCGGCGGCGCGCTCGGTGAGGCGGTCGGCATCCTCGATGATGATCACCCGCCACGGGCCGACCGCCGGGCGGTGCTGGGCGAGTTCTGCCAGCTCGCGCGCATCCTTGACCTGGATCGACAATCCTTCGGTCGCCATCACGGTCACGTCGGCGTGGCTGCCGTCCAGCACGGTGCGGCACTCATGGCACTGGCCGCATCCGTGATCGGCACACTCGAGGGCGGCGGCGAAGGCCCGCGCTGCGATCGACCGGCCGGATCCGGGCGGCCCGGTGAGCAGCCAACCGTGCGTCATACGTGCGGGGTCTTCGACTGCCGCCGACAGCGTCGCAACGGCATCAGGCTGGCCCACGACATCGCGCCAGACGCTCACAGCAACGCGTCCACTCGCTCGGCGACAGCGATGGCGATCTGCTCGGCGGGCAGGGCGGCGTCGAGCACGAGATACCGCTGCGGCTCGGCGGCGGCGAGCGCGAGGAAGTGCTCACGCACCCGCGAGTGGAAATCGTCGGCCTCCTGCTCGAGCCGGTCGTGGGTTCCACCGCGCCTGTCCCGGCCGACCTGCGGAGAGACGTCGAGCAGGATCGTCAACGCCGGCAGCAGGCCCTCGGTGGCCCACATCGAAAGCCCGCGCACATCAACGGGATCCAGCTCGCGCCCGGCTCCCTGATAGGCGACGGAGGAGTCCAGATAGCGGTCCTGCAGCACCACCGCACCCCTCGCGAGCGCCGGTCGCACGACGGTGGCAACGTGGTGCGCACGATCGGCAGCGAACAGCAGCGCCTCGGCGCGCGGAGCGACGTGATCGCCGTGCAGCAGCACCTCGCGGATCTGCACCCCGAGCGGAGTGCCGCCCGGCTCGCGGGTCACGAGCACCTCGCGGCCCGCGTCACTCAGGCGTTGCTGCAGCAGCCGGATCTGTGTCGACTTGCCCGCGCCGTCGCCGCCTTCGAACGCAATGAACACGTGAGCGAGCCTAGGCGATGCGTCGGACAGTGCCGTCTCCGCTCAGGAGCCGGCGCGCGCGAAGACCCCGACTGCGTCATACGCGATCCAGGAGCCGTGGTCCTTCACCAGATCGATGATGTTCTCGCCGACTCGCAGCAACCGCCGGTCGATCTCCCGCTCGATGTATGCCGGCCCGCCACCCGGCTCGGGCCCGCTCGCCCGGGTCGTTGCGGGCAAGGAAACCGTCGACGATGCGGACGCTTCGTCGAAGAACAACGACTCCCCCGGGCATCCGTTGACCAGCACGGATGCCGAGCCTGCCCGCGTCGCGTGCCGGTCGGTCAGCCAGAGCGCGAGGTCCAGATCCTGCTCAGGAGCACGATCCAGATCGAAGCGCAGCCGGAACCGGTGGCCACGGCGTCCTGCCCAGGCGTCGTCAGGCCCGGGCTGCAGGTAGCTCCAGGTCACCTCAGGACGATCGAAGCCGAAGCGGAAGTCGACGTCGCGCGGGAAGGTCGACTGGTAATGCACGAAACCCGTTGGTGCCAAGGCAAGTTCGAGACCGCTGCCGTCGAAGGAACCGACGACCGCGACGGGCCGGCCCGAGAGGACCACCGAGGTGCGGGAGGTCGCGGTGATCGGCCCGAGTGGTGGGTGAAGCGACGCCGGCGCAGGCACCACCCGGTAGGACCAGCGCTGAGCCGCCGGGCCGAGCCCCTCGTGGGCGAACCGTGGCTCGCTGACCGTGGCCAGAAGGGTCTCGCGAGTGGGCGTCCACGAGCGTGCGGCGTCATCGGTCGCGATGCCGTGCACGTCCCAGTCGCCGGCATCGTCGGTGGGCACGCGCCATACCAGTCGGATCCGGCCGACGTCACCGACGGTGCGCAGCACAGGTCCCGTTGACCCGACGTCGGTCGTCGGAAGGTGGGCAGCGAACGCCATCGCGGTGACCCCTTGCGCGGACGGTTGTGGTCGACCATCGACCTGGGGCTGATGGTGTCCGAGATGCGCGACCGTGCGGCGACGACGACATGGCCGCGAGGTGACCGGTCACCGACGATCCGTGGGCGGCGTGAGGTGGAGTCTGCACCAAGCGCAGGTATGCCGCCGTATTCTCGGGGCCATGTCGTCCTCCGCCGAACTGCTGCCCCAGACAACCCGCCACCTGTCCCGCCTGACCCGGTTGGCCCAGAACGAGAGCAAGGTCCCCGGCCTCGTCGCGGGAGTGGCCAGGCACGGCACCGTCCTGTGGTCGGAGGGCGTGGGTCGCGCCGACCTGACCGACGACAGCGTGCCGTTGGGGGCCGACACCCAGTGGCCGGTCGCATCGAACACCAAGACCTTCGTCGCGTCGATGATCATGCAGTTGCGTGACGAGGGCAGGCTGAGGCTGGACGACACCGTCGACACGCACATCCCGGAGTCGACGCACGGCAATGTGACTGTGCGGCAACTACTTTCGCACACCACTGGCATGCAACGTGAGCCCATCGGTGACGTCTGGGACGTGCTGAAGTTCCCCGATCGTGCCGCGCTGATCACCGGGTGGAATGACGCCGAGCGGATTATGCGACCGCATTACCGCTGGCACTACAGCAACCTCTGTTACGCGATGTTGGGCGAGATCATCGCGCGCCTCGACGGGCGCGAGTGGACGCAGTCGCTACAGCACCGGCTGCTGGATCCGCTCGAGTTGCGCCGCACCACGATCGGTCTGGTCGAGCCGCACTCGCGGCAGTATTACGTCTCACCGGTCACGGACGTGCCGGTCGATGAACCTGCACTGACCTTCGACGCGATGAGTGCCGCGGGGGCGATCTGCAGCACGCTGTCGGACATGGTGCGCTGGCACGGTTTCCTGCTCGACCCCGATTCGTCTGTCCTGTCGCCCGACACGGTGGAGGAGATGCGTCAGCCGCTGGTCACCGTCGACGCCGGTTGGAACGAGAGCTGGGGCCTCGGCCTGGAGTTGGTCCGCTCGGGTGGGCGCGTGTGGTTCGGGCACACCGGCGGCCTTCCGGGCGCGATCACCGGGTTTTTCTCCGAGGCCGAATCCGGAACAACCGCAGCGGTTTTGATGAACAACAGCTCAGCGAAAGACCCGGCCGGCACAGCCATCAAGCTCGGAACCCATGTCATCGAGCACGACCCGGAAGAGGTCGATGCGTGGACGCCGGGCACGGTCGCACCTGCCGAACTGCTGCCGCTGCTGGGCCAGTGGTATTCCGAGGGCGTCGCGTTCACCTTCGCCATTGCCGACGGTCGCCTCACGGCGCGCATCGACCGCGCTCCCGCG is part of the Rudaeicoccus suwonensis genome and harbors:
- the tmk gene encoding dTMP kinase, which encodes MFIAFEGGDGAGKSTQIRLLQQRLSDAGREVLVTREPGGTPLGVQIREVLLHGDHVAPRAEALLFAADRAHHVATVVRPALARGAVVLQDRYLDSSVAYQGAGRELDPVDVRGLSMWATEGLLPALTILLDVSPQVGRDRRGGTHDRLEQEADDFHSRVREHFLALAAAEPQRYLVLDAALPAEQIAIAVAERVDALL
- a CDS encoding FtsX-like permease family protein — translated: MGSEVQLTTSGGGLEPATTVSSWLDPRVRAVTGPPTQSSTVLANWPAMSVYVSVQYTQGGCGQVRIVQGRCPNGPNQVMMSTATWQQASLQHLRLGSTVDLGVSLASTYGAGPFDAPLPVTVVGVYSASADAFWGGNDPGRYMQSPKGGTEASATLLTDSATFAGQLTTSGAHQWANVATSATFPLKYTALTPQTLAAATAGLQATASHNVSVYESLSQVQSQTHEDVTQVRQILPVLFVQLGTVLLILLLQIVRFLADARRGEAAVLKMRGNGTVGVLRLGAAEFAPAYVLGALTGMALAYGVDQLTRVWWLPARIGPAWDWWALIAGCGAALVALGVWLACWWAMGRSSITLLLRARPPRRRGIAVSAPLAVLAAVCVIGVVLTATHSVTGALVQVTPVLLAGLVALVVAVGLAPVAAWAVRGLLAARAATGALAAAQLGRRAGAALALTTLIVTAALMVLSISVYSRGEQNRATRTAADLGASVVIDAAADSGSPTGPGLVAAVDSVDPHHREFSPAVEITADSSIGISVLGVVPSDMQRIGARTGLAQQVPWAALAGGSADEPAAIASAWTTPSSVGQVIDGPTMNDQSGPFKVVSVLPYVPGAGAQTIVVNLKYLLAQGDRTDNLAFQVFSSTDDPAALHRLTAALNNEGFDQVSIMTTRQIRAGYDATATAWASKLNLVVSALSVLAALASVALIAVASAGDRRRDLRALATGGVHRRMLRRATIGEFALLALVGSVIGAITAPVAAWLTGPTMLWWSSPPAQPLTRTGFSWLPGSAAAVLLVLALVVVAAGFGWRLTSSVDDSHAKVSE
- a CDS encoding ABC transporter ATP-binding protein → MSAPITEPVAPIVGVEGLVQIYTVDGRSVAALSGVNLAVREGEIVVLVGPSGAGKSTLLSVLAGLTPPTAGRVRVAGHDLSNATGTELDLARGTGLAVLLQDVRKNLLPYLTVRQNIELGWPKRVAGRIDAEAALDVVGISAELRDQAVHAVSAATRQLAAIAATIATSPSVLLADEPTSNLNRDDVRAITAALSRANQQLGTTIIAVTHDLDVATALKARVVTIRDGRIRMEAQGGNTQVFVREDGSVPLTDDILADFPPGTVVSLTAGPDPHTFIVRRSAPEGPA
- a CDS encoding benzaldehyde dehydrogenase, which translates into the protein MILDSAAWPGNIFTGEWRTGSGGTSPVVAPATGDVLETIGIASPSDVSAATEVAADRQPEWAARPYDERAAVLRAAGRLWEQHQDELAHWLKSETGSVTGKAFFELGTAAQECYEAAALASAPYGELLRSNQPRLSMARRRPVGVVGVIAPFNAPLILSIRAVAPALALGNAVVLKPDTRTAVSGGIALARVFEEAGLPPGLLSVLPGGVDVGEAIVTDPRVPVIAFTGSTAAGRRVAALAADSLKRVHLELGGNSALVVLDDANLERAAAAGAQGSFFHQGQICMATSRHLVHESIAADYTRLLAERADSMTVGNPVAGEVDLGPIIDERQRDRIHDLVTSSADQGASVVAGGRYDDLFYRPTVLTDVTADHPVFREEIFGPVAPVTTFRTLDEAAALASSTTYGLSLGILTADVLKGLELADRIPSGIVHINDQTVNDEATIPFGGVGDSGTGSRHGGAQANLDSFTDVQWVTMRREPPGAG
- a CDS encoding ABC transporter ATP-binding protein, translating into MIDLTAVTVHDTLGQPIFTDLDLRVSSTQILIVMGHAGSGKSALIDLCRGQLDAVAGTVRIDTDHCGVITQTYDLCESLTVAENVLLPLIARGVAFADARRLTGEALETFGVTAVANHLIDEISGGQRQRVAIARATADHPAVILADEPTSALDPKNREIVLDQLRHAADDGAAVLITTNDNQLAEMADVIIDLSVPATRRSAARSQG
- a CDS encoding DNA polymerase III subunit delta', giving the protein MSVWRDVVGQPDAVATLSAAVEDPARMTHGWLLTGPPGSGRSIAARAFAAALECADHGCGQCHECRTVLDGSHADVTVMATEGLSIQVKDARELAELAQHRPAVGPWRVIIIEDADRLTERAADALLKALEEPVPRTVWLLCAPSVEDVIITIRSRSRHVRLRTPSPEAVAELLVRRDGIDAAVATHAARAAQSHVGLARRLATDQGARDRRRSTVLLGMSIRSLGDAMTAAADLASLAADESSASSAQRDAAEKDRLMAQLGADPASRTQPPHVRSAISALEKEQKTRATRFGRDVIDRSLIDLMSFYRDALVIRSGETVDLVNMDLRDDIARFAAVRTSEELLSAMDTVGTARERIAANVPPLLALEAMAIGLRPAAQQVL
- a CDS encoding alpha/beta hydrolase, which codes for MKTRTAGVLAAAVALGIAVSGCSSSSSSSATSVAPSASASAVAGTPAALAKFYDQHIDWKNCGDVQCAKLTVPVDYSDPSGATIQLAIDRVPATGKRVGSLVVNPGGPGGSGYDYAAAATQIVSSAVLSSYDIVGFDPRGVGRSAPITCLDDSALDAYIGADPTPDTPAEEQAAVTTNRNFGLACEKNAGPLLAHVSTVDVAKDMDILRAALGETKLNYLGKSYGTFIGSTYAGMFPQRVGRFVLDGVVPPDITTTQENLGQAQGFEQATQSYVRNCVAQGNCPLGSSLDAGMARIRQFLKDSDTNPLPVTGQGDVTKLTEGWASIGVADAMYSKQSWPVLTQAFQQAFAGSGNAMMALADDYASRNSNGTYSDNIMQVINAVNCLDRSASSNVQTYVQDAQQFAKTAPTWGPMLAWGSLSCGEWPIKATGHPEKITAAGSGPILVVGTTRDPATPYQWSVQLSKELQNGHLLTYDGDGHTAYMEGSSCVDGVVDDYILNGVVPPAGKTC
- a CDS encoding polysaccharide lyase family protein, with the protein product MAFAAHLPTTDVGSTGPVLRTVGDVGRIRLVWRVPTDDAGDWDVHGIATDDAARSWTPTRETLLATVSEPRFAHEGLGPAAQRWSYRVVPAPASLHPPLGPITATSRTSVVLSGRPVAVVGSFDGSGLELALAPTGFVHYQSTFPRDVDFRFGFDRPEVTWSYLQPGPDDAWAGRRGHRFRLRFDLDRAPEQDLDLALWLTDRHATRAGSASVLVNGCPGESLFFDEASASSTVSLPATTRASGPEPGGGPAYIEREIDRRLLRVGENIIDLVKDHGSWIAYDAVGVFARAGS